Proteins co-encoded in one Listeria ivanovii subsp. ivanovii genomic window:
- a CDS encoding LysM peptidoglycan-binding domain-containing protein, translated as MAKKRKDKREFEEPVDYDMSSEEQDEFNNEPPMLSRSDSRRGKKKTIFRYPLLNLLIVFFLLIPIVIVIVFVTVQNMGSNEVKTETESTISLSDNTQAKEEKAKAKKAAEEKAAAEKAAEEKKAAEEKAAAAKKEQDVEAAKKAEEAKKAQEAANQKAAEEKAAEEKAAAEAAQKKADEEAQQKAAGGSHTVQAGETLYGIARSAYGSAGAAAGVEKIKQANGLGSNDVPVGTVLTIPQ; from the coding sequence GTGGCAAAAAAACGAAAAGATAAACGGGAATTTGAAGAACCGGTTGATTACGATATGAGTTCAGAAGAGCAAGATGAATTTAATAACGAACCACCAATGTTATCCCGTTCTGATAGCAGACGAGGAAAAAAGAAAACCATTTTTAGATATCCATTATTGAATTTATTAATTGTATTTTTCTTGTTAATACCAATCGTCATTGTGATTGTATTCGTTACTGTTCAAAATATGGGATCTAACGAAGTCAAAACCGAGACAGAATCAACCATAAGTCTATCTGACAACACACAAGCAAAAGAAGAAAAAGCAAAAGCAAAAAAAGCCGCGGAAGAAAAAGCCGCAGCCGAAAAAGCGGCTGAAGAAAAGAAAGCTGCGGAAGAAAAAGCGGCTGCTGCGAAGAAAGAACAAGATGTCGAAGCTGCTAAAAAAGCGGAAGAAGCGAAAAAAGCACAAGAAGCAGCTAATCAAAAAGCTGCCGAAGAGAAAGCTGCCGAAGAGAAAGCTGCTGCTGAGGCTGCACAGAAAAAAGCAGATGAAGAAGCACAACAAAAAGCAGCTGGTGGATCTCACACTGTTCAAGCAGGAGAAACGCTATACGGGATTGCCCGTTCAGCCTACGGTAGTGCAGGAGCTGCTGCAGGCGTAGAAAAAATCAAACAAGCCAATGGACTTGGAAGTAATGATGTTCCAGTCGGCACAGTTCTAACAATTCCACAGTAA
- a CDS encoding acyl-CoA thioesterase, whose translation MKKRQTKFCKESLVIKTSRVFPSDTNNHNTLFGGRLMTYIDDTASISASRHCRTEIVTASTDSVDFLKPIKNDHSVCLESYVASTGRSSMEIFVKIIAENLKTGERYLAATSFLTFVALDKDGKTVEVPLVEPETEEQKRIHAGAEARSIARKIRLKENQSLAESLSTDIPW comes from the coding sequence ATGAAAAAAAGACAAACAAAATTTTGCAAAGAATCTTTAGTAATTAAGACAAGTCGGGTATTTCCTTCTGACACAAATAATCATAATACCTTATTTGGAGGTCGCTTAATGACCTACATTGATGACACGGCATCGATTAGTGCTTCTCGTCATTGTCGAACAGAAATAGTAACAGCCTCAACAGATTCCGTGGATTTCTTAAAACCAATTAAAAATGATCATTCCGTTTGTTTAGAGTCTTATGTTGCTTCGACTGGTAGAAGTTCGATGGAAATTTTTGTGAAAATTATTGCGGAAAATTTAAAAACAGGTGAACGTTATTTAGCAGCAACTTCATTTTTAACCTTTGTTGCCCTTGATAAAGATGGGAAAACAGTAGAAGTTCCGCTTGTTGAACCAGAAACCGAAGAGCAAAAAAGAATTCACGCAGGTGCAGAGGCAAGAAGTATTGCACGTAAAATTCGTTTGAAAGAAAATCAATCACTAGCAGAATCATTATCAACGGATATTCCATGGTAA
- a CDS encoding asparaginase: MARVALITTGGTIASKKTESGKLASGELSGEELAALCKLPTEIQIDIYSTFQLPSMHITLPDLISLKQLIESIFMDETYDGIVVTHGTDSLEETAYFLDLAVTDTRPVVVTGSQRAPEEPGTDAYINIRHAIYTACETNLRQAGTVVVFNERIFAARYVKKVHASNIQGFSAFGFGYLGIIDNDQVFLYQKPLEHECFDIRLDLPEVVVIKCYIGADGLFIDAAIDSGVAGIVLEGVGRGQVAPKMMPAIIRALDKGIPVVITTSAEEGNVYTTYDYEGSTFDLYNRGVILGKDYDSKKARMKLMVLLASQEEINQTNFR; this comes from the coding sequence ATGGCAAGAGTCGCATTAATTACGACAGGTGGCACAATCGCGAGTAAGAAAACAGAATCAGGAAAACTTGCATCTGGAGAGTTATCAGGAGAAGAGTTAGCCGCTTTATGTAAATTGCCAACGGAGATTCAAATAGATATTTATTCTACTTTTCAATTACCGTCTATGCACATTACACTTCCAGATTTAATTAGTTTGAAACAGCTAATCGAGTCTATTTTTATGGATGAAACCTATGATGGCATCGTTGTTACACATGGAACGGATTCATTAGAGGAGACTGCTTATTTTCTTGACCTTGCTGTAACAGATACAAGACCTGTAGTGGTTACTGGTTCACAAAGAGCGCCAGAAGAACCAGGAACAGATGCTTATATTAATATTCGCCATGCCATTTATACCGCCTGCGAAACAAATTTACGCCAAGCTGGGACCGTCGTTGTTTTTAATGAACGAATTTTTGCAGCTAGATATGTAAAAAAAGTACATGCATCCAATATCCAAGGCTTTAGTGCATTTGGTTTCGGTTACTTAGGAATTATTGATAACGATCAAGTTTTTCTTTACCAAAAGCCATTAGAACATGAATGCTTTGATATTCGTTTAGATCTTCCTGAAGTCGTTGTAATTAAATGTTACATCGGAGCTGATGGATTATTTATAGATGCGGCAATTGATAGTGGTGTGGCAGGAATAGTTTTAGAAGGTGTTGGGCGTGGGCAAGTAGCGCCAAAAATGATGCCTGCCATTATTCGAGCTTTAGATAAAGGGATTCCAGTTGTGATTACAACCAGTGCGGAAGAAGGAAATGTATACACTACATACGACTATGAAGGAAGTACATTTGATTTATATAATCGTGGTGTCATTCTTGGTAAAGATTATGATAGCAAAAAAGCACGGATGAAGTTAATGGTACTTTTAGCATCTCAAGAAGAGATAAATCAGACTAATTTTAGATAA
- the rpsA gene encoding 30S ribosomal protein S1, which produces MSEDLFDVEVRNFEEGDKVTGTVTSVEDKQVYVGIPDSKLDGVVPISELSNIHVETASDVVSVGDTLDLIVTKVEDDVLVLSKRKVDAEKASDDIKAKFESGEVFEAVVSDVVKGGLVVDLGVRAFVPASLVEDHFVEEFADYKGTTLTFKVVEFEPENNRVILSHRAVVENEKASQKHALLNEIKEGDVIEGTVQRLANFGAFVDIGGVDGLVHISQISYQHIATPQEVLEEGQKVTVKVIGIDPENERISLSIKANLPGPWDGIAEKAPVGSVLEGKVVRLVTFGAFVEIFPGVEGLVHISQISHQHIGTPQEVLSEGETIEVKVLEVNEADKRLSLSIKDLQDAPVEEADYELPEESTGFQMSDLIGDKLKGLKNDDK; this is translated from the coding sequence ATGTCTGAAGATTTATTTGATGTGGAAGTTAGAAATTTTGAAGAAGGAGACAAAGTCACTGGCACAGTAACGAGTGTGGAGGATAAACAAGTTTATGTTGGGATTCCTGATAGCAAACTTGATGGTGTCGTTCCAATAAGTGAACTTTCCAATATACATGTGGAGACAGCTTCTGACGTTGTGAGCGTAGGCGACACACTGGATCTAATCGTAACTAAAGTAGAAGACGATGTACTTGTTTTATCCAAAAGAAAAGTGGATGCAGAAAAAGCATCTGATGATATTAAAGCAAAATTTGAATCTGGTGAAGTATTCGAAGCAGTCGTAAGTGACGTTGTAAAAGGCGGCTTAGTAGTGGACTTAGGTGTTCGTGCATTTGTTCCGGCTTCTTTAGTAGAAGACCATTTTGTGGAAGAGTTTGCAGATTACAAAGGAACAACACTAACATTTAAAGTAGTGGAATTTGAACCGGAAAATAACCGAGTGATTTTAAGCCATCGTGCGGTTGTTGAAAATGAAAAAGCAAGCCAAAAACATGCTTTATTAAACGAAATCAAAGAAGGCGACGTCATCGAAGGTACTGTTCAACGATTAGCTAACTTTGGCGCATTCGTTGACATTGGTGGTGTGGATGGTTTAGTTCATATTTCACAAATTTCTTATCAACATATTGCAACGCCACAAGAAGTATTAGAAGAAGGGCAAAAAGTCACTGTTAAAGTTATTGGCATTGATCCTGAAAACGAACGTATCTCGCTTTCCATTAAAGCTAACCTACCTGGACCTTGGGACGGTATTGCTGAAAAAGCCCCAGTTGGTTCTGTTCTTGAAGGGAAAGTAGTTCGTTTAGTAACTTTTGGTGCTTTTGTAGAAATTTTCCCTGGTGTAGAAGGTTTAGTTCATATTTCGCAAATCTCTCACCAACATATTGGAACACCACAAGAAGTGCTTTCTGAAGGTGAAACAATTGAAGTAAAAGTGTTAGAAGTAAACGAAGCAGACAAACGTTTATCGCTAAGCATTAAAGATTTACAAGATGCACCTGTAGAAGAAGCTGATTACGAACTTCCAGAAGAAAGTACTGGATTCCAAATGAGCGATTTAATTGGTGATAAATTAAAAGGACTAAAAAACGACGATAAATAA
- the cmk gene encoding (d)CMP kinase: MTKKICIAIDGPAAAGKSTVAKIVAKKLQFVYIDTGAMYRAVTYITHKNKIDYTNEKAIAELLAKTVIRFEPGEVQQVFVNEENVTEVIRSLEVTNHVSIVAAHPAIREALQERQQVFAKEGGIVMDGRDIGTAVLPNAELKVFLLASVEERAERRFKENVAKGFAGDLNQLKKEIEERDHLDYTREHSPLKKAVDAIEVDTTSMTIDDVANKILFLAEQKIHN, translated from the coding sequence ATGACAAAGAAAATTTGTATCGCAATCGACGGTCCAGCTGCAGCAGGGAAAAGCACAGTGGCAAAAATAGTTGCAAAAAAATTACAGTTTGTTTATATTGATACAGGCGCGATGTACCGAGCAGTTACATATATTACGCATAAAAACAAGATTGATTACACGAATGAAAAAGCTATTGCTGAGTTACTTGCAAAAACAGTTATTCGCTTCGAACCTGGAGAAGTACAACAAGTATTTGTGAACGAAGAAAATGTAACAGAAGTTATTCGCTCTTTAGAAGTCACTAATCACGTTTCTATCGTTGCTGCACATCCTGCTATTCGAGAAGCTTTGCAAGAACGACAACAAGTTTTTGCTAAAGAAGGTGGTATTGTGATGGATGGTCGAGATATCGGGACAGCTGTATTACCAAACGCTGAATTGAAAGTTTTCTTATTAGCAAGTGTGGAAGAAAGAGCAGAACGTCGCTTTAAAGAAAATGTAGCGAAAGGTTTTGCAGGAGATTTAAACCAATTGAAAAAAGAAATTGAAGAACGCGACCACCTAGATTACACAAGAGAACATTCACCGCTAAAAAAAGCAGTAGATGCGATTGAAGTAGATACAACATCGATGACAATTGATGATGTGGCTAATAAGATTCTTTTTCTAGCAGAACAAAAAATCCATAATTAA
- a CDS encoding ferredoxin — protein MKYCRVEKDTCIACGACSIHAPDVFDYDAEGLAFNILDNNTGTNVIPEDLTEMVIDAEFACPSLSIQVSDKPFR, from the coding sequence TTGAAATATTGTCGCGTCGAAAAAGATACTTGTATTGCTTGTGGAGCTTGTTCTATTCATGCCCCTGATGTTTTTGATTATGATGCAGAAGGACTCGCATTTAATATTTTAGATAACAATACTGGCACAAACGTAATTCCAGAAGATTTAACAGAAATGGTCATTGATGCTGAATTCGCTTGCCCATCACTTTCTATCCAAGTTTCTGATAAACCATTTCGTTAA
- a CDS encoding RecQ family ATP-dependent DNA helicase encodes MTLEKELKSYLGFKEFRPGQKEVIEATLAGNNTFAMLPTGTGKTVCYQLAGHLMDGLVVIVSPLLSLMQDQMERMRAHGEKRVAALNSFLKRDEKNQILANIHLYKFLFLSPEMLNNDMVKSLLLKRKISLFVIDEAHCISQWGHDFRPDYLMLGLFIQEANFPVTMVLTATATKKVRADILAQLQLKGCKQIIYSVNRSNISLQVEKFTNQKLKKERLYELVLKLQTPGIVYFSSKKLAESTARELSELTGLQVAYYHGDMEAEDRIMIQQQFVYGQLDLICATSAFGMGIDKSDIRFVIHYHMPADLEAYLQEIGRAGRDSQNSVGILLYATGDEFIQMQLADQDLPDASLIHLTKEQLKTLPESEQRFIEYYQKSGLTTQEIATKIDYRKKWKRANLQQFIGYLHTDDCRRNYIMRYFEEEPLGSEKPLNCCDIDGADITTFERKETIQRKEVPTWESYLTYLLQ; translated from the coding sequence ATGACTCTAGAAAAGGAACTAAAATCATATCTTGGCTTTAAAGAATTTCGCCCAGGACAAAAAGAAGTAATTGAAGCTACGTTAGCTGGAAATAACACTTTTGCTATGTTACCAACAGGAACTGGAAAGACCGTTTGCTATCAATTAGCGGGACATTTGATGGATGGCTTAGTTGTGATTGTGTCACCGCTTCTTTCGTTAATGCAAGACCAGATGGAACGAATGCGTGCACATGGGGAAAAACGCGTTGCTGCACTTAATAGTTTTTTAAAACGAGACGAGAAAAACCAAATTCTTGCTAACATCCATTTATATAAGTTTTTATTTTTATCACCAGAGATGTTGAATAATGATATGGTGAAAAGCCTTCTTTTAAAGCGAAAAATCAGTTTATTTGTAATTGATGAGGCACATTGTATTTCTCAGTGGGGGCATGATTTCCGCCCGGATTATTTAATGTTAGGTCTGTTTATTCAAGAGGCAAACTTTCCAGTAACGATGGTGCTTACTGCAACAGCCACCAAAAAAGTTAGAGCGGATATTTTGGCGCAGCTTCAATTAAAAGGCTGCAAACAAATTATTTATTCTGTGAACCGTTCAAACATTTCTTTACAAGTAGAAAAATTCACGAACCAAAAATTAAAAAAAGAACGCTTATATGAACTAGTTTTAAAACTGCAAACGCCGGGTATTGTGTACTTTTCAAGTAAAAAATTAGCAGAAAGTACAGCGCGTGAATTGAGCGAATTAACTGGTCTACAAGTAGCCTATTATCATGGAGATATGGAAGCGGAAGATAGGATTATGATTCAACAGCAATTTGTTTATGGTCAGTTAGATTTAATTTGTGCGACGAGTGCTTTTGGAATGGGGATAGACAAATCAGATATTCGCTTTGTTATTCACTATCATATGCCTGCTGATTTAGAGGCATACTTGCAAGAAATCGGACGAGCTGGTCGAGATTCTCAAAACAGCGTCGGTATTCTACTTTATGCAACTGGAGATGAATTTATTCAAATGCAGCTAGCAGACCAAGATTTACCTGATGCAAGTTTAATCCATTTAACAAAGGAACAGTTGAAAACATTACCCGAATCAGAGCAGCGTTTTATCGAGTACTATCAAAAGAGTGGATTGACTACCCAAGAAATAGCTACAAAAATAGACTACCGTAAGAAATGGAAACGAGCCAATTTACAGCAATTCATTGGTTATCTGCATACGGACGATTGTCGCCGAAATTATATTATGCGTTATTTTGAAGAAGAACCTCTTGGTAGTGAAAAGCCACTAAACTGTTGTGATATAGACGGTGCGGATATTACTACCTTTGAAAGAAAAGAAACGATACAACGAAAAGAAGTCCCTACTTGGGAGAGTTATTTAACTTACTTACTGCAGTGA
- the der gene encoding ribosome biogenesis GTPase Der, protein MAKPVVAIVGRPNVGKSTIFNRIVGERVSIVEDVPGVTRDRIYNSAEWLGKDFNIIDTGGIDLSDEPFLEQIRAQAEIAIDEADVIIFITNGREGVTDADEQVAKILYRSNKPIVLAINKVDNPEMRDQIYDFYSLGFGEPYPISGSHGLGLGDMLDAVRAHFPKEEEEDYPDDTVKFSLIGRPNVGKSSILNALLGEDRVIVSDIAGTTRDAIDTTYTFDGQDYVMIDTAGMRKRGKVYESTEKYSVLRAMRAIERSDVVLVVINAEEGIREQDKRIAGYAHDAGRAIIIVVNKWDAINKDEKTINVWTEDIREQFQFLSYAPIVFVSAKTKQRLNNLFPLINQVSDNHSLRVQSSMLNDVISDAVAMNPSPMDKGKRLKIFYTTQVAVKPPTFVVFVNDPELMHFSYERFLENRIRDAFPFDGTPIRVIARKRK, encoded by the coding sequence ATGGCAAAACCAGTTGTAGCGATTGTCGGACGTCCCAATGTCGGCAAATCGACTATTTTTAACAGAATCGTTGGTGAACGTGTTTCCATTGTGGAAGATGTTCCTGGTGTGACACGTGACCGCATTTATAACTCAGCGGAATGGCTCGGAAAAGACTTTAACATTATTGATACAGGTGGTATTGATCTTTCCGATGAACCATTTTTAGAACAAATCCGCGCACAAGCAGAAATTGCAATTGATGAAGCAGACGTAATTATTTTTATTACTAATGGTCGTGAAGGGGTTACAGATGCGGACGAACAAGTAGCAAAAATTCTTTACCGGTCTAATAAACCAATTGTTTTAGCGATTAATAAAGTAGATAATCCAGAAATGCGTGACCAAATTTATGATTTCTATTCTCTTGGATTTGGGGAGCCATATCCGATTTCTGGTTCTCATGGACTTGGGCTTGGCGATATGCTAGATGCTGTCCGTGCTCACTTTCCAAAAGAAGAAGAGGAAGATTATCCAGATGACACGGTGAAATTTAGTTTGATTGGTCGACCTAATGTTGGTAAATCATCTATTCTAAATGCACTGCTTGGCGAAGATCGTGTTATTGTATCTGATATTGCTGGAACAACTCGTGATGCAATTGATACGACCTACACATTTGATGGTCAAGATTATGTCATGATTGATACTGCTGGAATGAGAAAACGTGGAAAAGTCTACGAGAGTACTGAGAAATATAGTGTGCTTCGAGCGATGAGAGCAATTGAACGTTCTGACGTTGTTCTTGTAGTCATCAATGCAGAGGAAGGTATTCGTGAACAAGATAAGCGAATTGCCGGATATGCACATGACGCTGGTCGGGCAATCATTATCGTGGTGAACAAATGGGACGCAATTAACAAAGACGAAAAAACAATCAATGTATGGACAGAAGATATTCGGGAGCAATTCCAATTCTTAAGCTATGCGCCGATTGTGTTTGTTTCTGCTAAAACGAAACAACGCTTAAATAATTTATTCCCACTTATCAACCAAGTGAGTGATAACCATTCATTACGTGTACAATCAAGTATGCTAAATGATGTTATTAGTGATGCAGTTGCAATGAATCCATCACCAATGGATAAAGGAAAACGACTTAAAATTTTCTATACAACACAAGTGGCTGTTAAACCACCAACCTTTGTTGTATTTGTTAACGATCCAGAATTAATGCATTTCTCTTATGAACGATTCTTAGAAAACCGGATTAGAGACGCATTTCCATTTGATGGTACGCCAATACGAGTAATTGCTCGTAAGCGTAAGTAA
- a CDS encoding ECF transporter S component, with the protein MKNYSMKVFVSVAVLGTVAFILMMLQFPLLPSAPFLKLDFSDIPALLGGLLFGPLAVILVELIKNVLLYIVSGSPVGIPVGELANFISGIFYVLPIYYLFHWFRTTKGMVLSTAVGTVLMTLAMTVFNYFVLLPFYIKLGGLPANTDVAWLITYAIVPFNLLKGVIVSAVFLLLYSRMKKWIAKNQTAKERRKFEKRQQEISR; encoded by the coding sequence ATGAAGAATTATTCAATGAAGGTTTTTGTTAGTGTGGCGGTTCTTGGGACTGTAGCATTCATATTAATGATGCTCCAATTTCCATTACTACCAAGTGCACCATTTTTAAAGCTTGATTTTAGTGACATCCCAGCTTTACTTGGCGGACTTCTATTCGGTCCATTAGCGGTGATCTTAGTGGAATTAATCAAAAATGTGCTATTATACATCGTTTCTGGTAGTCCAGTTGGTATTCCAGTTGGAGAGCTAGCTAACTTTATTTCGGGAATATTTTATGTCCTACCAATTTATTATTTATTTCACTGGTTTCGTACAACAAAAGGGATGGTTCTTTCAACCGCTGTTGGTACGGTGTTAATGACGCTCGCAATGACAGTATTTAATTATTTTGTTTTATTACCATTTTATATTAAACTAGGTGGACTGCCGGCGAATACAGATGTTGCGTGGTTAATCACTTATGCGATTGTACCGTTTAACCTATTAAAAGGAGTTATCGTTAGTGCAGTGTTCTTACTGCTTTATTCACGAATGAAAAAATGGATTGCTAAAAACCAAACTGCAAAAGAACGGCGCAAATTCGAAAAAAGACAACAAGAAATTAGCCGTTGA
- a CDS encoding helix-turn-helix domain-containing protein — translation MDKLDDYILTILKKSVTPRKLPFLQTILVGRRTGQAVQDAHLFQMQHLFGLVPNLKSSYLEARLTDLVQSGMISSTENGYIIQGNIEPNFEIDYPWFQGFSFQRQAFDFFAHLRLGMQVISNKHHNKNYYLPVIRDKKVQLFIKNWLAKQMQVTLADNLFIELTSWFKELDVAKPEYLVERFSGGELMGYTTEQIASKYNQPKWDVYFEMLHEIHHLFAVIKQTHEKWTILSSLIPNELTALTTSAMQTFTLWRNGAELETIEQIRNLKTSTIQDHFVEIRATQKDANVPYLPDDELIKAINQKEWNLLREIKAEFPDLDYYQIRLAVVSRGGIV, via the coding sequence TTGGATAAGCTTGATGATTACATATTAACTATTTTAAAAAAATCTGTCACACCAAGGAAGTTACCGTTTCTGCAGACGATTTTAGTTGGGCGAAGAACTGGTCAAGCTGTTCAAGACGCTCATCTTTTTCAAATGCAACACTTATTCGGATTGGTGCCAAATTTAAAATCAAGTTATTTAGAAGCTCGACTAACAGATTTGGTCCAAAGTGGTATGATTTCTTCTACCGAAAATGGCTATATTATACAAGGAAATATCGAGCCTAACTTTGAAATAGATTATCCGTGGTTTCAGGGATTTTCCTTTCAACGACAAGCTTTTGATTTTTTTGCGCATTTACGATTAGGAATGCAAGTAATTAGTAATAAGCACCATAACAAAAACTACTATTTACCAGTCATTCGTGATAAAAAGGTACAATTGTTCATTAAAAACTGGCTAGCAAAACAAATGCAAGTTACATTAGCAGATAACTTATTTATAGAACTGACTAGTTGGTTCAAAGAGCTTGACGTAGCAAAACCAGAATACTTAGTAGAACGTTTTTCAGGTGGCGAATTAATGGGTTATACGACGGAACAAATTGCTTCGAAATATAATCAGCCAAAGTGGGACGTTTATTTCGAAATGTTGCATGAAATCCATCATTTATTCGCTGTAATCAAGCAAACACACGAGAAATGGACTATTTTAAGTAGTTTAATCCCAAACGAATTAACTGCTTTAACCACCTCTGCTATGCAAACTTTTACGCTTTGGCGAAATGGTGCTGAATTAGAGACGATTGAACAAATTCGCAACTTAAAAACAAGTACCATTCAAGATCACTTTGTTGAGATAAGAGCTACACAAAAAGATGCGAATGTACCTTATTTGCCTGACGACGAGCTAATAAAAGCAATTAATCAAAAAGAATGGAATTTATTGCGCGAAATCAAAGCAGAATTTCCAGACTTAGATTACTATCAAATCCGGCTAGCTGTGGTGAGCAGAGGAGGAATAGTATGA